A stretch of Brassica rapa cultivar Chiifu-401-42 chromosome A08, CAAS_Brap_v3.01, whole genome shotgun sequence DNA encodes these proteins:
- the LOC103832616 gene encoding mediator of RNA polymerase II transcription subunit 9 has protein sequence MDQFSGGGNWSMIPNVQAQGNFGTPTNQDHLFLQQQQPQQFHHPQQQQTQQQFQPQQQQQEMQFQQFQQQQQFIQQQQFHHQQHRLLHSPQQPQSSLQSPPPQQTVVHTPQSMMHTPQQQQQLVHTPQQSVQTPQQHQSLASHFHLYPLVEKLSDAVETGTRDQNSDALVSELNGHFDKCQQLLNSISGSLGSKTTMTVDGQKRNLEESEQLLQQRRDLIMEYRKSIEDLVKIEP, from the exons ATGGATCAGTTCTCAGGAGGAGGCAATTGGTCGATGATCCCCAATGTTCAAGCGCAGGGTAACTTCGGTACACCCACCAATCAAGACCATCTATTCCTCCAGCAACAACAGCCACAACAGTTTCATCATCCACAGCAACAACAAACCCAACAGCAGTTCCAGccacaacaacagcaacaagaGATGCAGTTCCAGCAattccaacaacaacaacagttcATTCAACAGCAGCAGTTCCATCACCAGCAGCACCGTCTGCTACATTCTCCTCAGCAGCCGCAGTCGTCTTTGCAGTCCCCTCCGCCGCAGCAGACGGTGGTTCATACTCCGCAGTCGATGATGCATACACCGCAGCAACAGCAGCAGTTGGTGCATACTCCGCAGCAATCGGTTCAGACTCCGCAGCAGCACCAGTCTTTAGCTTCCCATTTCCATCTCTATCCT TTGGTGGAGAAACTATCAGATGCAGTTGAAACTGGAACACGAGATCAGAACTCTGATGCCCTG GTGAGTGAATTGAACGGTCATTTTGACAAGTGTCAACAGCTGTTAAATTCGATTTCAGGATCTCTAGGATCTAAAACTACTATG ACTGTTGATGGACAAAAGAGGAATCTAGAAGAAAGTGAGCAACTGCTTCAACAAAGAAG GGACTTGATTATGGAATATAGGAAATCTATTGAAGACCTTGTCAAGATAGAGCCATAG
- the LOC103832614 gene encoding protein indeterminate-domain 7 isoform X2 — translation MMMNKDMLYNHQQQHGEENMSNLTSASGDHASVSSGNRTETSGSNFHYNTNPNQQQEEQCLAPQPSQKKKRNQPGNPDPEAEVLALSPKTLMATNRFICEICNKGFQRDQNLQLHKRGHNLPWKLKQRSNKDVIRKKVYVCPEPNCVHHHPSRALGDLTGIKKHFFRKHGEKKWKCDKCSKKYAVQSDWKAHAKTCGTKEYKCDCGTLFSRRDSFITHRAFCDALAEESARAIPNPILIQSSSPHQTQHNINFSSSSQNITSHNNNPHGHDELPMKQEEPHHHFHNIPPWLISSNPNPNGNNANYFPLASSSASFHHSSPAMSATALLHKAAQMGRTKSTATPEEEEERVDDYYNTMAASMMTSPSEHGFGFQDYYMMNQHPHHHHGVGEAFDGGFIAVDEKNDVGDDGGGETRDFLGLKSLMSDNEMLSFANNLGNCINTSASEQQERYSHQD, via the exons ATGATGATGAACAAAGATATGTTATAtaatcatcaacaacaacatggGGAGGAAAACATGTCCAATCTAACATCAGCTTCAGGAGATCATGCAAGTGTGTCTTCAGGAAACAGAACTGAGACTAGTGGCTCCAACTTTCATTACAACACTAATCCAAATCAGCAACAGGAAGAACAGTGTCTTGCTCCACAACCATctcaaaagaagaagagaaaccaACCCGGCAATCCAG aCCCAGAAGCAGAAGTGTTGGCTTTATCACCAAAAACACTAATGGCAACAAACAGATTCATATGCGAGATCTGCAACAAAGGGTTTCAAAGAGACCAGAACTTGCAGCTTCACAAGAGAGGACACAATCTACCATGGAAGCTTAAACAAAGATCAAACAAAGACGTGATAAGGAAGAAAGTCTATGTCTGTCCCGAGCCAAACTGTGTCCATCATCATCCATCAAGAGCTCTAGGAGACTTAACAGGAATCAAAAAGCATTTCTTTAGAAAACATGGGGAGAAAAAATGGAAATGCGATAAGTGTTCGAAGAAGTATGCGGTGCAATCAGATTGGAAGGCTCATGCTAAGACTTGTGGCACCAAAGAATACAAATGCGACTGTGGAACTCTCTTTTCAAG GAGGGATAGCTTCATAACTCATAGAGCATTTTGTGATGCATTAGCAGAAGAGAGTGCAAGAGCCATACCAAACCCTATTCTCATCCAatcttcttctcctcatcaaACTCAACACAACATaaacttctcttcctcctcACAAAACATCACCAGCCACAATAACAATCCCCATGGTCATGATGAACTTCCCATGAAGCAAGAAGAGCCAC atcatcacttccacaacatcCCTCCTTGGCTCATCTCatcaaaccctaaccctaatggCAACAATGCTAATTACTTccctcttgcttcttcttctgcaAGCTTCCACCACTCATCTCCAGCAATGTCAGCCACAGCTTTGCTCCATAAAGCAGCTCAAATGGGTCGAACAAAGTCAACAGCTACtccagaggaagaagaagagagggtTGATGACTACTACAATACAATGGCTGCATCGATGATGACGTCACCATCAGAACATGGATTCGGGTTTCAAGACTACTATATGATGAATCagcatcctcatcatcatcacggCGTTGGAGAAGCTTTCGACGGTGGTTTTATCGCCGTAGACGAGAAGAACGATGTGGGAGACGACGGTGGTGGAGAGACTAGAGATTTCTTGGGGTTAAAATCGTTAATGTCTGATAATGAGATGCTAAGTTTCGCTAATAATCTTGGTAACTGTATCAACACTTCTGCTTCAGAGCAACAAGAACGATACAGCCATCAAGATTAG
- the LOC103832611 gene encoding mini-ribonuclease 3, whose amino-acid sequence MAILSVSSSLVRAALDTKPKKLRYNPNAPRNVKRNPNSTTSFVPPSSPSSSPAATVLTTTSVSVSDLLKRPASKDSCVGYEKWFPSPPKVKKPRSVFNAASLAYIGDSIYEIYARRHFLFPPLSIEEYNDRVRAVVRCEAQYALLHKLLDEDFLTKDEREILRWGKNVGSVKTRSTRRAGVAVYNKASSLETLIGYLYLANGKRLEEIMQKLGFSSSSSTEIMVKEAKHKLSALK is encoded by the exons atggcgaTTCTATCAGTAAGCTCTAGTCTCGTGAGAGCTGCTTTAGACACGAAGCCTAAGAAGCTCCGATACAACCCCAATGCGCCGCGTAACGTCAAGAGAAACCCTAATTCTACTACCTCTTTCGTTCCTCCATCATCTCCTTCGTCTTCTCCGGCGGCGACAGTCTTGACAACAACTAGCGTCTCCGTTTCTGATTTGCTGAAACGTCCCGCAAGCAAAG ATAGTTGTGTTGGATATGAGAAATGGTTTCCAAGTCCACCCAAAGTGAAGAAGCCTAGATCCGTCTTCAATGCTGCCTCGCTAGCTTACATAGGCGATTCCATCTACGAG ATATACGCTCGTCGCCATTTTCTTTTCCCTCCACTGAGTATTGAAGAATATAACGACCGTGTTCGAGCAGTGGTGCGATGTGAAGCAcaa TATGCTTTGCTGCATAAGCTCCTTGATGAGGATTTCTTAACTAAAGATGAAAG AGAGATACTTCGGTGGGGAAAAAACGTAGGCTCGGTTAAAACACGGTCAACTAGGCGTGCTGGTGTTGCGGTTTATAACAAGGCCTCATCATTGGAAACACTT ATTGGCTATTTGTATCTAGCAAACGGCAAGAGATTAGAAGAAATAATGCAGAAGCTGGGGTTCTCAAGTAGTTCTTCAACAGAGATAATGGTTAAGGAGGCCAAGCACAAACTATCAGCtttaaaataa
- the LOC103832617 gene encoding glutamine-dependent NAD(+) synthetase — translation MRMLKVATCNLNQWAMDFECNMKNIKASIVQAKAAGAAIRLGPELEVTGYGCEDHFLELDTVTHAWDCLKELLLGDWTNDILCSIGMPVIKGAERYNCQVLCMNKRIIMIRPKMCLANDGNYRELRWFTAWKQRGELEEFHLPIEISEALSQESVPFGYGYIQFIDTAVAAEVCEELFSPVPPHAELALNGVEVFMNASGSHHQLRKLDIRLNAFMGATHARGGVYMYSNQQGCDGGRLYYDGCACIVVNGDVVAQGSQFSLKDVEVITSQVDLDAVASLRGSISSFQEQASCKVKVSSVYVPCRLTQSFNLKMTLSSPKKIMYHFPQEEIAFGPACWLWDYLRRSGASGFLLPLSGGADSSSVAAIVGCMCQLVVKEIANGDEQVKTDAKRIGNYTNGEFPTESKEFAKRIFYTVFMGSENSSEATKMRAKQLADEIGAWHLDVCIDGVVSAVLTLFQTVTGMRPRYKVDGGSNVENLGLQNIQARMRMVLAFMLASLLPWVHSKPGFYLVLGSSNVDEGLRGYLTKYDCSSADINPIGSISKQDLRLFLRWAATNLGYQSLAEIEAAPPTAELEPIRSDYSQLDEVDMGMTYEELSVYGRMRKIFRCGPVSMFKNLCYKWGTKLSPAEVAEKVKYFFKYYSINRHKMTVLTPSYHAESYSPEDNRFDLRQFLYNSKWPYQFKKIDEIVDGLNGDSVAFPGEEASYGKEVGVVAANSGDPSAGL, via the exons ATGAGGATGTTGAAAGTAGCGACGTGTAACTTGAACCAATGGGCTATGGACTTCGAATGCAACATGAAGAACATCAAGGCTTCCATTGTCCAGGCTAAGGCTGCCGGTGCCGCCATCAGGCTTGGTCCCGAGCTCGAGGTCACTGGTTATGGCTGTGAGGATCACTTCTTGGAGCTAGACACCGTCACTCACGC GTGGGATTGTTTAAAGGAATTGCTGCTTGGTGACTGGACGAATGATATATTATGTAGCATAGGAATGCCTGTAATCAAAGGAGCAGAACGGTATAACTGTCAGGTTCTCTGTATGAACAAAAGAATCATCATGATTCGACCAAAGATGTGCCTCGCCAACGATGGAAACTATAGAGAGCTGAGGTGGTTCACGGCTTGGAAGCAGAGAGGAGAGCTCGAGGAGTTTCACCTCCCTATTGAAATCTCAGAGGCCTTGTCACAGGAATCAGTCCCTTTTGGATATGGTTACATCCAGTTTATCGACAC AGCTGTTGCAGCCGAAGTCTGTGAGGAGCTGTTTAGTCCAGTCCCTCCTCATGCTGAGCTTGCGCTGAACGGTGTGGAGGTGTTTATGAATGCGAGTGGGAGTCATCACCAGCTAAGAAAGCTTGATATTCGTTTGAATGCTTTCATGGGGGCTACTCATGCTCGTGGTGGTGTTTATATGTACAGCAATCAACAGGGATGCGATGGTGGCCGCTTATACTACG ATGGATGTGCATGCATTGTTGTAAACGGAGATGTTGTAGCTCAAGGCTCACAGTTCTCGTTGAAGGACGTTGAGGTCATCACTTCCCAAGTGGATCTAGATGCGGTTGCTAGTCTTCGCGGATCGATAAGTAGTTTTCAGGAACAAGCAAGTTGTAAAGTGAAAGTATCTTCAGTATACGTGCCCTGTAGGCTGACTCAGTCCTTCAACCTAAAAATGACACTAAGCAGTCCGAAGAAG ATTATGTACCACTTTCCACAAGAAGAAATAGCCTTTGGTCCTGCTTGCTGGCTATGGGACTATTTGAGAAGAAGCGGCGCTTCAGGGTTCTTGCTTCCTCTTTCTGGTGGAGCAGACAGCTCGTCTGTGGCGGCTATTGTTGGCTGCATGTGCCAACTTGTTGTTAAAG agattgcaaatggagatgaGCAAGTGAAAACTGATGCCAAACGGATTGGGAATTATACTAATGGAGAGTTTCCTACTGAGAGCAAAGAGTTTGCTAAGCGAATATTTTACACTGTGTTTATGGGGTCTGAAAACAG TTCTGAGGCGACAAAAATGCGTGCAAAGCAGCTTGCAGACGAGATCGGTGCATGGCATCTTGATGTTTGCATAGATGGCGTTGTCTCTGCGGTTCTAACTTTATTTCAAACGGTTACTGGCATGCGTCCTCGGTATAAG GTTGATGGAGGATCAAACGTTGAGAATCTTGGGTTGCAGAACATTCAAGCACGGATGAGAATGGTGTTAGCGTTTATGTTAGCGTCTCTCTTGCCTTGGGTTCATAGCAAACCAGGCTTTTACCTTGTTCTAGGCAGCTCCAATGTTGATGAAGGACTTCGTGGTTACCTGACAAAG TATGATTGTAGCTCAGCAGACATAAACCCCATAGGAAGTATTAGTAAACAGGATCTGAGGTTGTTCCTAAGATGGGCTGCAACGAATCTCGGTTATCAGTCCTTGGCAGAGATAGAAGCTGCTCCACCAACAGCTGAGCTTGAGCCCATTCGTTCTGACTATTCTCAG CTTGATGAAGTCGACATGGGAATGACATATGAAGAGCTCTCAGTCTATGGAAGGATGAGGAAGATATTCCGGTGTGGCCCAGTTTCCATGTTCAAG AATCTATGTTACAAGTGGGGAACAAAGCTAAGCCCAGCAGAAGTAGCTGAGAAAGTGAAGTACTTCTTCAAGTATTATTCGATCAATCGACACAAGATGACTGTCCTCACACCGTCCTACCACGCTGAG AGTTACTCTCCAGAGGACAACAGGTTCGATCTGAGGCAGTTTCTGTATAATAGCAAGTGGCCATACCAGTTCAAGAAGATTGACGAGATTGTTGACGGCCTAAATGGTGACTCAGTTGCTTTTCCAGGAGAAGAAGCAAGCTACGGCAAAGAAGTTGGAGTCGTGGCTGCAAATTCCGGTGATCCAAGCGCGGGTCTCTGA
- the LOC103832610 gene encoding DEAD-box ATP-dependent RNA helicase 20 has product MSRYDSRTGDSTSYRDRRSDTGFGGASGYGSSASKRESSSVGDESPKKPDLDGLTPFEKNFYVESPSVAAMTEAEVEEYRKKREITVEGRDIPKPVKSFRDVGFPDYVLEEVKKAGFTEPTPIQSQGWPMALKGRDLIGIAETGSGKTLSYLLPAIVHVNAQPILAPGDGPIVLVLAPTRELAVQIQQEASKFGSSSKIKSTCIYGGVPKGPQVRDLQKGVEIVIATPGRLIDMMESNNTNLRRVTYLVLDEADRMLDMGFDPQIRKIVSHIRPDRQTLYWSATWPKEVEQLSKKFLYNPYKVIIGSSDLKANRAIRQIVDVISESQKYNKLVKLLEDIMDGSRILVFLDTKKGCDQITRQLRMDGWPALSIHGDKSQAERDWVLSEFRSGKSPIMTATDVAARGLDVKDVKYVINYDFPGSLEDYVHRIGRTGRAGAKGTAYSFFTAANARFAKELVSILEEAGQKVSHELASMGRSTAPPPPGLGGFRDRGSRRAWS; this is encoded by the exons ATGAGTCGCTACGATAGCCGGACCGGTGACTCTACCTCCTACCGTGACCGTCGAAG TGACACAGGGTTTGGTGGAGCCTCGGGATACGGAAGCTCAGCTAGTAAAAGGGAGAGTAGTAGTGTTGGCGATGAGTCTCCAaagaagcctgatttggatGGTTTGACTCCTTTCGAGAAGAACTTTTATGTTGAGTCTCCCTCTGTGGCGGCTATGACGGAGGCGGAAGTGGAGGAGTATCGAAAGAAGAGGGAGATTACTGTTGAAGGTCGTGATATTCCTAAACCTGTCAAAAGCTTTCGTGATGTTGGCTTTCCTG ATTATGTTTTGGAAGAGGTTAAGAAGGCTGGTTTTACTGAACCTACACCTATACAATCACAAGGATGGCCAATGGCGTTGAAGGGACGTGATCTCATCGGCATTGCTGAAACTGGCTCTGGAAAGACTCTTTCTTACTTGCTACCTGCTATAGTCCATGTGAATGCTCAACCAATTTTAG CTCCTGGAGACGGTCCAATAGTCTTGGTTCTTGCTCCTACACGTGAACTGGCTGTGCAGATACAGCAAGAAGCGTCTAAGTTTGGTTCATCGTCAAAGATTAAGAGCACTTGCATTTACGGTGGTGTTCCAAAAGGGCCTCAAGTGCGTGATCTCCAGAAAG GTGTGGAGATTGTTATAGCTACTCCTGGGAGGTTGATTGACATGATGGAGTCGAACAACACAAACTTGCGAAGGGTTACTTATCTTGTTTTGGATGAGGCTGATCGAATGCTGGATATGGGGTTTGACCCTCAGATCAGGAAAATTGTTTCACAT ATTCGGCCAGACCGTCAAACATTGTACTGGAGTGCTACTTGGCCTAAGGAAGTGGAACAACTCTCTAAGAAGTTTCTTTACAACCCATACAAA GTGATAATAGGATCTTCTGATTTAAAGGCTAACCGTGCAATCCGTCAGATTGTTGATGTCATCTCCGAAAGCCAAAAGTACAACAA GTTGGTGAAGTTGCTTGAAGACATAATGGATGGAAGCAGGATTCTTGTCTTCCTTGACACCAAAAAGGGCTGCGACCAAATCACTCGTCAGCTTCGCATGGATGGTTGGCCTGCTTTGTCAATACATGGTGATAAAAGCCAAGCCGAGAGAGATTGGGTTCTCTCGGAGTTTAGATCAGGCAAAAGCCCTATAATGACTGCTACAGACGTTGCAGCTCGTGGACTAG ATGTTAAGGATGTGAAGTATGTGATAAACTATGACTTCCCTGGATCACTGGAAGATTATGTTCACAGGATTGGACGAACTGGTAGAGCCGGGGCCAAAGGAACAGCTTACAGTTTCTTCACAGCTGCAAATGCGAGGTTCGCCAAAGAGCTTGTCAGCATACTAGAAGAAGCTGGGCAGAAAGTGAGCCACGAATTAGCTTCAATGGGTCGCAGCacagctcctcctcctccag GGCTTGGAGGATTTAGAGACCGTGGAAGCAGAAGAGCTTGGAGTTGA
- the LOC103832609 gene encoding uncharacterized protein LOC103832609, with product MSEEGPKLFTNKPKKKDIIAQLKHVEANGTTVAPPSNPAAAAAASYTMGGAPTPPPPPKESFARRYKYMWPLLLTVNLAVGGYLFFRTKKKDIEEPASEEIAPKSGSVAAAPVTIEKPVADPVVVKAREPIPEKQQRELFKWMLEEKRKVKPQNAEEKKRIDEEKAILKQFIGSKSIPTL from the exons ATGAGTGAAGAAGGACCCAAGCTTTTCACTAACAAACCCAAGAAGAAGG ATATCATCGCTCAGCTGAAGCACGTCGAAGCAAATGGAACCACCGTTGCTCCACCGTCGAATCCCGCTGCAGCGGCGGCAGCTTCGTATACGATGGGCGGTGCTCCTACACCTCCTCCGCCTCCGAAGGAATCGTTCGCTCGAAGGTACAAATATATGTGGCCGCTCCTCCTCACCGTCAATCTCGCCGTCGGAG GTTACCTTTTCTTTAGGACTAAGAAGAAGGACATAGAAGAACCTGCAAGTGAAGAGATTGCTCCTAAATCAGGTTCAGTCGCAGCAGCTCCTGTTACCATTGAAAAGCCTGTGGCTGACCCAGTGGTGGTCAAGGCACGCGAGCCAATACCGGAGAAGCAACAACGTGAGCTCTTCAAATGGATGTTGGAGGAGAAAAGGAAAGTAAAACCGCAAAACGctgaagagaagaagaggattgatgaagaaAAGGCGATTCTCAAACAATTCATAGGATCCAAATCTATTCCTACTCTCTGA
- the LOC103832614 gene encoding protein indeterminate-domain 7 isoform X1, producing MMMNKDMLYNHQQQHGEENMSNLTSASGDHASVSSGNRTETSGSNFHYNTNPNQQQEEQCLAPQPSQKKKRNQPGNPDPEAEVLALSPKTLMATNRFICEICNKGFQRDQNLQLHKRGHNLPWKLKQRSNKDVIRKKVYVCPEPNCVHHHPSRALGDLTGIKKHFFRKHGEKKWKCDKCSKKYAVQSDWKAHAKTCGTKEYKCDCGTLFSRRDSFITHRAFCDALAEESARAIPNPILIQSSSPHQTQHNINFSSSSQNITSHNNNPHGHDELPMKQEEPHHHFHNIPPWLISSNPNPNGNNANYFPLASSSANFHHPSPAMSATALLQKAAQMGPSKSTTTPEEDEKSSYNKLITTTMAASMMTSPSEPGFGFQDYYMMNHHAHHHDGVGEAFDGGFNAGDERNDVVDDSGGETRDFLGLRPLMSHNEILSFANNLGNCINTSASEQQQRYSHQD from the exons ATGATGATGAACAAAGATATGTTATAtaatcatcaacaacaacatggGGAGGAAAACATGTCCAATCTAACATCAGCTTCAGGAGATCATGCAAGTGTGTCTTCAGGAAACAGAACTGAGACTAGTGGCTCCAACTTTCATTACAACACTAATCCAAATCAGCAACAGGAAGAACAGTGTCTTGCTCCACAACCATctcaaaagaagaagagaaaccaACCCGGCAATCCAG aCCCAGAAGCAGAAGTGTTGGCTTTATCACCAAAAACACTAATGGCAACAAACAGATTCATATGCGAGATCTGCAACAAAGGGTTTCAAAGAGACCAGAACTTGCAGCTTCACAAGAGAGGACACAATCTACCATGGAAGCTTAAACAAAGATCAAACAAAGACGTGATAAGGAAGAAAGTCTATGTCTGTCCCGAGCCAAACTGTGTCCATCATCATCCATCAAGAGCTCTAGGAGACTTAACAGGAATCAAAAAGCATTTCTTTAGAAAACATGGGGAGAAAAAATGGAAATGCGATAAGTGTTCGAAGAAGTATGCGGTGCAATCAGATTGGAAGGCTCATGCTAAGACTTGTGGCACCAAAGAATACAAATGCGACTGTGGAACTCTCTTTTCAAG GAGGGATAGCTTCATAACTCATAGAGCATTTTGTGATGCATTAGCAGAAGAGAGTGCAAGAGCCATACCAAACCCTATTCTCATCCAatcttcttctcctcatcaaACTCAACACAACATaaacttctcttcctcctcACAAAACATCACCAGCCACAATAACAATCCCCATGGTCATGATGAACTTCCCATGAAGCAAGAAGAGCCACatcatcacttccacaacatcCCTCCTTGGCTCATCTCatcaaaccctaaccctaatggCAACAATGCTAATTACTTccctcttgcttcttcttcagcAAACTTCCACCACCCATCTCCGGCTATGTCAGCCACAGCTTTGCTCCAGAAAGCAGCTCAAATGGGTCCCTCAAAGTCAACAACCACTCCAGAGGAAGACGAGAAGTCGAGCTATAATAAGCTGATCACAACTACAATGGCTGCATCGATGATGACGTCACCTTCAGAACCTGGATTCGGGTTTCAAGACTACTATATGATGAATCATCATGCTCATCATCATGACGGCGTTGGAGAAGCTTTCGACGGTGGTTTTAACGCCGGAGATGAGAGGAACGATGTGGTGGACGACAGTGGAGGAGAGACTAGAGATTTCTTGGGGTTAAGACCGTTAATGTCTCATAATGAGATTCTAAGCTTCGCTAATAATCTTGGCAACTGTATCAACACGTCTGCTTCAGAGCAACAACAACGATACAGCCATCAAGATTAG